One stretch of Lachnospiraceae bacterium oral taxon 096 DNA includes these proteins:
- a CDS encoding SseB family protein, translating to MTREELIQAIPSIDQLYVLYSVHTRSPYVVCEEKTQDDAAVVYLDEVEAEQAARALTEEKKDVNALKMDDPSRILSTFTSFFLFGINAVEFHTGDGVIILQLNEFIRRHDLSDIPEDRRPVENPSLQLTMLYFMQEFRRGLENPDNEKLREMEEEMVVNVLRGKFLLPFRPGEGEMKDQVQLLMVKMQEDKYMIPVFTDNFEFTKFRGPDTSISISVATMDNLLALPIPDNSLGIVVNPAGVSLALTKDWMQRVRDTKATENV from the coding sequence ATGACAAGAGAAGAATTGATACAGGCAATCCCAAGCATCGATCAGTTGTATGTTCTCTATTCCGTACATACCAGATCGCCCTATGTGGTCTGTGAGGAAAAGACACAAGACGATGCGGCCGTTGTATATTTGGATGAAGTAGAGGCTGAGCAGGCGGCAAGAGCACTCACAGAGGAGAAAAAGGATGTGAACGCATTGAAGATGGACGATCCATCGAGAATCCTTTCGACATTTACGAGCTTTTTCCTCTTTGGCATCAATGCAGTGGAATTTCACACGGGAGACGGTGTGATTATCCTACAGCTCAATGAATTTATCCGAAGACATGACCTAAGCGACATTCCAGAAGATCGTCGCCCAGTGGAAAATCCAAGCCTTCAACTGACAATGCTTTACTTTATGCAGGAGTTTCGAAGAGGACTTGAAAATCCTGACAATGAAAAACTTCGAGAGATGGAAGAGGAGATGGTCGTCAATGTCCTTCGAGGAAAGTTTTTATTGCCATTTCGCCCAGGGGAGGGAGAGATGAAGGATCAGGTGCAATTATTGATGGTCAAGATGCAGGAGGACAAGTATATGATTCCTGTGTTTACAGACAACTTTGAATTTACAAAGTTTAGAGGACCAGACACCAGCATCAGCATCTCTGTGGCCACAATGGACAATCTTCTCGCACTTCCAATACCAGACAACAGTTTGGGTATTGTTGTGAATCCGGCAGGAGTGTCTCTTGCTCTTACCAAAGACTGGATGCAAAGGGTTCGTGATACCAAGGCCACAGAGAATGTGTAA
- a CDS encoding YggS family pyridoxal phosphate-dependent enzyme produces the protein MIKENLREVEREIELACKKAGRDQSEVTLVAVSKTKPVEMLKEAYEAGIRDFGENRVQELVSKYEALPKDIRWHMIGHLQTNKVKAVIGKAYLIHSIDSIKLLEAIEHEAKKLDIVVRGLLEVNVAREESKFGFLPEELLSDAENFTKYPHVKICGLMTVAPNVEDGQENRAVFSKLKELSVDIENKTNHNITMEYLSMGMSGDYPVAIEEGATFVRVGTKIFGGR, from the coding sequence ATGATTAAGGAAAACTTAAGAGAAGTGGAAAGAGAAATTGAATTGGCTTGCAAAAAGGCAGGAAGAGACCAAAGCGAGGTGACCTTGGTGGCGGTGAGTAAGACAAAGCCAGTGGAGATGCTAAAAGAGGCCTATGAGGCGGGCATCAGAGACTTTGGAGAAAATCGAGTGCAGGAATTAGTCAGCAAGTACGAGGCTTTGCCAAAGGACATTCGCTGGCATATGATTGGTCATCTTCAAACCAATAAAGTAAAGGCTGTAATTGGAAAGGCGTATCTGATTCACTCGATTGACAGCATAAAGCTTTTAGAGGCCATTGAGCATGAGGCAAAGAAATTAGACATCGTGGTGAGAGGACTGTTGGAGGTCAATGTGGCGAGAGAAGAGTCAAAATTTGGCTTTTTGCCAGAGGAATTACTCTCTGATGCTGAGAACTTTACAAAGTATCCTCATGTCAAGATTTGTGGATTGATGACGGTGGCACCCAATGTCGAAGATGGACAAGAGAATCGAGCAGTTTTTTCAAAGTTAAAAGAATTGTCAGTTGACATAGAAAATAAAACCAACCATAATATAACCATGGAATATCTGTCAATGGGAATGTCAGGAGATTATCCTGTGGCCATCGAAGAGGGGGCAACCTTTGTTCGAGTGGGCACAAAGATTTTTGGAGGAAGATAG
- a CDS encoding cell division protein SepF — protein sequence MSFLKGVTDIFRGDDDDDDVDESGLEEQEEEETSKPKRLGAKERSTTEAGRGSYSMSKKDDNLEVQMIEPSIFDDGALVSDALAAGKVVVLNLQGTHAQESARIVDYVSGVTYSMHGSMQKVSNTIYIITPVNVKFSGGLDPINRL from the coding sequence GTGAGTTTTTTAAAAGGCGTTACAGATATATTTAGGGGCGATGACGACGACGATGATGTAGATGAGTCTGGGCTTGAGGAGCAAGAAGAGGAAGAGACAAGTAAGCCAAAGCGCTTGGGAGCCAAAGAAAGGTCGACGACGGAAGCGGGAAGGGGAAGTTATTCCATGTCAAAAAAGGATGATAATCTGGAAGTTCAGATGATTGAACCGAGTATATTTGATGATGGTGCCCTGGTGAGCGATGCTCTTGCAGCGGGCAAAGTGGTTGTGCTAAATCTTCAGGGCACACACGCACAGGAGTCTGCAAGAATTGTTGACTATGTTTCAGGTGTGACCTACAGCATGCATGGAAGTATGCAAAAAGTTTCCAATACCATCTATATTATTACACCAGTCAATGTCAAGTTTTCCGGTGGTCTTGATCCGATCAATAGACTATGA
- a CDS encoding cell wall-binding protein, whose amino-acid sequence MKKNFVGVAFAAALMAGAFAMPTHAATVSNGQWQQVDGSWTYKNADGSQATNAWAASNGQWFYLGDNGKLVVNTVVSDDNNNKYYVDSDGAMVTNGWRQLSTDDGDAAWYYFGADGKALTGRSDRLSKKVIDGKTYAFDENGAMLTGFVKQNGETVNPDSEDTFAEAMYYFGADGAMYQNQWLRYEDVGLNAGYSDLAQRNYSEYDEMWLYFDQRGKKVAARDITASKVREINGKNYAFDENGIMIPRLAKIDATLVATRSNADIRYGSEDKDGEVKGDHWAFMVPNEDMDADDYNLQEYSWFRTNNKGKVYKDRIKEVNGRKYAFDEIGRMQTQFVVMFRNGTFAKQFDTSVFDSEDFLVDNADSDIPGIDRGNLYLFGADELNDGSMKTGTDIPVELADKLVYFGFKNSGVAIGNRGRLEKYKSKYYFNGLRLDAKEDIGYGLVKDSRSGDYIVVDRNGKQVTGDKRVLQDAEGCWIVIKKGKFFARVDSGDKPRFKNGVAYLYDGSLDSAHRYVRPLAQNEGANDSGFLLFE is encoded by the coding sequence ATGAAAAAGAATTTCGTGGGTGTAGCCTTTGCTGCTGCACTTATGGCAGGTGCATTCGCCATGCCAACCCACGCCGCAACTGTTTCTAATGGACAGTGGCAGCAGGTAGATGGTTCTTGGACCTACAAGAATGCAGACGGAAGCCAAGCAACCAATGCTTGGGCCGCATCAAATGGTCAATGGTTTTATCTCGGAGATAATGGTAAGTTGGTTGTCAACACAGTGGTTAGTGATGACAACAACAATAAGTACTATGTTGACTCCGATGGAGCTATGGTGACCAATGGCTGGAGACAGCTCTCTACAGATGATGGAGATGCTGCTTGGTATTATTTCGGTGCAGATGGAAAGGCACTGACAGGAAGAAGCGATCGCCTTTCAAAGAAGGTGATTGACGGAAAGACATACGCATTCGATGAGAATGGTGCGATGCTCACAGGTTTTGTTAAGCAAAACGGCGAGACAGTCAATCCTGATTCAGAGGATACATTTGCCGAGGCAATGTACTACTTTGGTGCAGACGGCGCGATGTATCAAAATCAATGGTTAAGGTATGAGGATGTTGGCCTTAATGCTGGCTACAGCGATCTTGCACAGAGAAATTACTCTGAGTACGATGAGATGTGGTTATACTTTGATCAGAGAGGAAAGAAGGTAGCCGCAAGGGATATTACCGCTTCCAAGGTTCGTGAGATCAATGGCAAAAACTATGCCTTTGATGAGAATGGAATTATGATTCCAAGGCTTGCAAAGATTGATGCAACCTTAGTAGCCACGCGTTCTAATGCAGATATCCGCTATGGATCTGAGGACAAGGACGGAGAGGTAAAGGGCGATCATTGGGCATTTATGGTACCAAATGAGGATATGGATGCCGATGACTACAACTTGCAAGAGTATTCTTGGTTCCGTACAAACAACAAGGGTAAGGTTTACAAGGATCGCATTAAGGAAGTTAATGGCAGAAAGTATGCCTTTGATGAGATCGGAAGAATGCAGACACAGTTTGTTGTAATGTTTAGAAATGGTACATTTGCTAAGCAGTTCGACACCAGCGTGTTTGATTCAGAGGATTTCCTTGTGGACAATGCAGATTCGGATATCCCTGGAATCGACAGAGGTAACTTATATCTCTTCGGTGCAGATGAGTTAAACGACGGATCAATGAAGACAGGAACCGATATTCCTGTAGAGCTTGCAGATAAGTTGGTTTACTTTGGATTTAAGAACAGTGGCGTTGCCATTGGAAATAGAGGACGGTTGGAGAAGTATAAGAGTAAGTACTACTTCAATGGTTTGAGATTGGATGCGAAAGAGGACATTGGTTATGGACTCGTTAAGGATTCAAGATCAGGTGACTATATCGTTGTCGACAGAAACGGTAAGCAAGTCACAGGTGATAAGAGAGTGTTACAGGATGCAGAAGGTTGTTGGATCGTAATTAAGAAGGGCAAATTCTTTGCTAGAGTAGATAGCGGTGACAAGCCAAGATTTAAGAATGGCGTTGCTTACCTCTATGATGGCTCCTTAGATAGTGCTCATCGCTATGTACGCCCACTTGCACAAAACGAGGGCGCAAACGATTCAGGATTCCTCTTGTTCGAATAG
- the aroB gene encoding 3-dehydroquinate synthase, with protein MELLVKNQGTAYSIVIEGDFQGLEERLRDIQVEGRKICIVTDTNVSPLYLCEVKQRVEKVAKQVIAVTIPAGEEHKTLDTVREIYKELIEHKFDRKDLLLALGGGVVGDICGFAAATYLRGVRFIQMPTTLLSQVDSSIGGKTGVDFDAYKNMVGAFHMPALVYINVATLKSLPKKELASGMGEVLKHGLIRNREYYDWLIENAKAIEDVDVDVCSQVVLESDKIKRAVVEEDPTEQGVRGHLNYGHTLGHAIEKQMNFSLSHGACVALGMLAAMQIQVARGTLDQREYDKLKSALKKFSLPTHLGEIDIQAVLENTKNDKKMEAGQVKFILLEEIGKAVIDRTVSLDEMEAALKKIQYEE; from the coding sequence ATGGAACTTTTAGTAAAAAATCAAGGGACTGCCTATTCCATTGTGATTGAGGGAGACTTCCAAGGATTAGAAGAAAGACTGAGAGACATTCAAGTCGAGGGAAGAAAGATTTGCATTGTGACCGATACCAATGTCTCTCCACTCTACCTTTGTGAAGTGAAACAAAGAGTGGAAAAAGTGGCAAAGCAAGTTATTGCCGTGACCATTCCTGCGGGGGAGGAGCACAAGACTCTGGATACCGTGCGAGAGATCTACAAAGAATTAATAGAGCATAAGTTTGATCGAAAGGATCTTCTCCTTGCCCTTGGCGGCGGCGTGGTGGGAGATATTTGTGGTTTTGCAGCAGCAACCTATCTTCGTGGAGTTCGCTTTATCCAGATGCCAACGACCTTGCTATCACAGGTGGATTCTAGCATTGGCGGAAAGACAGGCGTTGACTTTGACGCCTACAAAAATATGGTGGGGGCCTTTCATATGCCCGCCCTCGTCTACATCAATGTGGCGACACTAAAGAGTTTGCCAAAGAAAGAGCTGGCTTCGGGAATGGGCGAAGTATTAAAACATGGACTCATTCGAAATCGGGAGTATTATGATTGGTTAATTGAAAATGCCAAGGCAATCGAGGATGTTGATGTTGATGTGTGCAGTCAAGTCGTCTTAGAAAGTGATAAGATTAAGCGAGCAGTGGTCGAGGAAGATCCGACGGAGCAAGGCGTGAGGGGACATCTCAATTACGGGCACACCCTAGGTCATGCCATTGAAAAGCAGATGAACTTTTCACTAAGTCACGGAGCATGCGTGGCCCTTGGAATGCTTGCCGCCATGCAAATTCAAGTGGCCAGAGGAACCCTTGATCAACGGGAGTATGACAAATTAAAATCTGCCCTCAAGAAATTTTCTCTTCCAACGCATCTGGGTGAAATTGATATTCAGGCAGTACTTGAAAATACAAAGAATGATAAAAAGATGGAAGCTGGTCAGGTAAAATTTATCCTACTAGAAGAAATCGGAAAGGCTGTAATTGATCGGACAGTGAGCTTAGATGAGATGGAAGCTGCCCTCAAAAAAATTCAATATGAAGAATAA
- a CDS encoding cytidylate kinase-like family protein, whose translation MGNNLVITIGRQCGSGGKLIGEKLAKELGVKCYDKELLTRAAKESGMSEALFESHDEKPTNSFLYSLVMDSYSMGYATSSYMDMPINHKIFLAQFETIKKIAQEESCVIVGRCADYALADNPNLISVFIVAEDEDKIARIMETNDLKADKAKDIMIKTDKRRSGYYNYYSSKRWGDVRSYDLCINSSRLGGVDGCVEAIKSYIEVRKKFHQAPAKQ comes from the coding sequence ATGGGGAATAATCTAGTCATTACTATTGGCCGCCAATGCGGGAGCGGCGGAAAATTAATTGGAGAAAAACTAGCAAAGGAATTGGGCGTTAAGTGCTATGACAAAGAGCTACTGACCAGAGCAGCCAAAGAAAGCGGAATGAGTGAGGCACTCTTTGAGTCTCATGATGAAAAACCAACCAACAGCTTTTTGTACTCTCTAGTGATGGATAGCTACTCTATGGGCTATGCCACATCATCCTATATGGATATGCCAATCAATCACAAAATTTTCCTTGCACAGTTTGAAACCATCAAAAAGATTGCACAGGAAGAAAGTTGTGTCATTGTCGGTCGCTGTGCCGACTATGCACTGGCGGACAATCCAAATCTAATTTCTGTCTTTATTGTGGCAGAGGATGAGGATAAGATTGCACGCATTATGGAGACGAATGACCTAAAGGCAGATAAGGCAAAGGACATTATGATTAAGACAGACAAGAGAAGGTCAGGATACTATAATTACTATTCAAGTAAGCGTTGGGGCGATGTCCGAAGCTATGACCTTTGCATCAATAGCTCAAGGCTTGGCGGAGTCGATGGATGCGTCGAAGCGATTAAAAGTTATATTGAGGTTCGCAAAAAGTTTCACCAAGCACCAGCGAAACAATAA
- a CDS encoding YlmH family RNA-binding protein gives MMDKEELFLKKRLAELARNCEFRHRPTHSVFLNLYEQTVFRSMTDTFSGVQWKLDGGYDEAERRVVCFLPFSCEEEDVLDYLRIEPSNEKFAQNLSHRDYLGALMNLGLERHMMGDIVVDGFVAHIIVLASVSEVILQNLEFVAKTKVKVSKEEREEIARSQKREVKSINVASQRLDVLIAGAFHLSRNAVSEYLMAQKVFVNAKMTTNHSYIVQEKDLISVRGMGRFRYLGDAHITRKGRISVQIECF, from the coding sequence ATGATGGACAAGGAAGAGTTATTTTTAAAGAAGCGGTTGGCGGAGTTGGCAAGAAATTGTGAGTTTCGCCACAGACCGACGCATAGTGTATTTTTGAATTTATATGAGCAGACAGTCTTTCGCTCGATGACCGATACATTTTCAGGCGTTCAATGGAAACTGGACGGTGGATATGATGAGGCGGAGCGAAGGGTTGTTTGCTTTCTTCCGTTCTCTTGTGAGGAAGAAGATGTCCTTGACTATCTTCGCATTGAGCCGAGCAATGAAAAGTTTGCCCAAAACCTAAGCCACAGGGATTATCTTGGGGCATTGATGAATTTGGGACTTGAGCGACATATGATGGGGGACATTGTTGTAGATGGCTTTGTTGCCCACATCATTGTCTTAGCAAGTGTCAGCGAAGTTATCTTACAAAACCTTGAATTTGTGGCAAAGACCAAGGTCAAAGTCAGCAAAGAGGAAAGAGAAGAGATTGCTCGCTCACAAAAAAGAGAAGTCAAAAGCATCAATGTCGCCTCACAGCGATTAGATGTGTTGATTGCAGGGGCATTTCATCTGTCAAGAAATGCCGTCAGTGAGTATCTGATGGCACAGAAAGTATTTGTCAATGCCAAGATGACCACCAATCATTCCTATATAGTTCAGGAGAAGGATTTGATTTCTGTGCGAGGAATGGGACGGTTTCGCTATCTTGGCGATGCCCATATCACAAGAAAGGGAAGAATAAGTGTACAAATTGAGTGCTTTTAG
- the lspA gene encoding signal peptidase II, protein MKNKKIRAIIFLILAAVGIFFDQWTKRLAVLHLMNQPSRKIIPGVFELSYLENPGAAFGMMRGKQFLFFVIMAVVILTILWLLVRLPLTKRFFPLLLCMVLIFSGAIGNSIDRMSQGYVVDFLYFSLIDFPVFNVADIYVTVGTIILIIFSVFFYKDDDFRFDKE, encoded by the coding sequence ATGAAGAATAAGAAGATAAGAGCAATAATATTTTTGATTTTGGCGGCCGTTGGAATTTTCTTTGACCAGTGGACGAAGAGACTTGCCGTACTTCATCTGATGAATCAGCCATCAAGGAAGATAATTCCTGGCGTATTTGAACTAAGCTACCTAGAAAATCCAGGCGCTGCCTTTGGAATGATGCGGGGAAAGCAGTTTCTCTTTTTTGTCATTATGGCAGTGGTTATTCTCACGATTTTGTGGTTGCTCGTTCGCCTTCCACTGACGAAAAGGTTTTTCCCACTGCTCCTCTGTATGGTGTTGATTTTTTCAGGGGCCATTGGCAATAGCATTGACAGAATGAGTCAAGGATATGTGGTTGACTTTTTGTACTTTTCATTGATTGATTTTCCTGTCTTTAATGTGGCCGACATCTATGTCACCGTGGGAACGATTATCCTTATAATTTTTTCTGTATTTTTCTACAAGGACGACGACTTTCGATTTGACAAGGAATAA
- a CDS encoding RluA family pseudouridine synthase: MQVYEFLAGEESKDLRLDVFLKQNIEEISRTYIQKLIKDGYANVNGTVPKTNYKVNSGDKVCLNVPETEEPDIVAQEMPLDIVYEDDDVILINKPKGMVVHPAAGHYTGTLVNGLMHHCKDNLSGINGVLRPGIVHRIDMDTTGILIACKNDVAHQKISEQLKEHSITRRYRALVYGVIKEDEGVVNAPIGRHPIDRKKMAINPKNGKNAITHYRVLERFREYTYIECELETGRTHQIRVHMASLHHPLVGDQVYGPEKNPFHLQGQCLHAMVLGFVHPRTHEYMEFCADLPQYFSELLKKLPK; the protein is encoded by the coding sequence ATGCAAGTATATGAATTTTTGGCGGGGGAAGAGAGCAAAGATTTGCGACTAGATGTGTTTTTAAAGCAAAATATCGAAGAAATCTCCCGCACCTATATTCAAAAGTTAATTAAAGATGGCTATGCCAATGTCAATGGCACTGTGCCAAAGACAAATTACAAAGTTAATTCTGGTGACAAGGTGTGTCTTAATGTCCCAGAGACGGAGGAGCCCGACATTGTAGCACAAGAGATGCCACTGGATATTGTCTACGAAGATGACGATGTGATTCTTATTAATAAACCAAAGGGAATGGTCGTTCATCCTGCGGCAGGACACTACACAGGAACCTTAGTGAATGGCTTGATGCACCACTGCAAGGACAATCTTTCCGGTATCAACGGTGTTCTTCGCCCAGGCATTGTTCACCGCATTGATATGGATACAACGGGGATTTTAATTGCCTGCAAAAATGATGTCGCCCATCAAAAGATTTCGGAACAATTAAAGGAGCACAGCATTACTCGGCGCTATCGAGCCTTGGTCTATGGTGTCATCAAGGAGGACGAGGGGGTGGTCAATGCTCCCATCGGTCGCCATCCCATCGACAGGAAAAAAATGGCAATCAATCCCAAAAATGGAAAGAATGCCATCACCCACTACCGAGTGCTTGAGCGATTTCGGGAGTACACCTATATTGAGTGTGAGCTAGAGACAGGAAGGACACATCAAATTCGAGTACATATGGCCAGCCTTCACCATCCACTTGTGGGGGATCAAGTCTATGGACCAGAAAAAAATCCTTTTCATCTCCAGGGGCAGTGTTTGCATGCCATGGTGCTTGGTTTTGTCCACCCAAGGACGCACGAATATATGGAGTTTTGTGCAGATTTACCGCAATATTTTTCAGAACTCTTAAAAAAATTGCCAAAATAG